From the uncultured Trichococcus sp. genome, one window contains:
- the fliY gene encoding flagellar motor switch phosphatase FliY: MSTEKLTQEEIDRMMSELTQAPVAASTTISQMESDIIGEVGNISMSQAATTLSEILGHKVHITTPKVSVRSIREVIDAAVKPKIVTAIGFKKGLTGNNLLLMDAQDSVIIANLMMGGDGQVTSTELTELELSAVGEAMNQMMGSSATAMATMLGKMIDIFPPEVQLVDDKDHFSVDIGMDNLNADVCLIAFQLEVEGILKSEIMQVFTMDAVKEISEIMLADQGEVLAPVERTHEARSGQPALQAEPEVVPIQKPAFQELNKSDRQHLPQNLELILDVPLEFSVMLGESKKTIKDILSLGTGSVVELNKLTEEPLSIYVNGKRIAEGEVVVINENFGIRITNILSKEKRIATL, from the coding sequence ATGAGCACGGAAAAACTAACACAAGAAGAAATCGACCGCATGATGAGTGAACTGACCCAAGCGCCTGTTGCCGCATCCACAACCATCAGCCAAATGGAGAGCGATATCATCGGGGAAGTCGGCAACATCTCAATGTCTCAAGCGGCTACGACATTGTCCGAAATCTTAGGGCATAAAGTACACATCACAACGCCCAAAGTATCCGTCAGAAGTATCCGTGAGGTGATAGATGCTGCGGTTAAGCCTAAAATCGTTACCGCAATCGGTTTCAAAAAAGGGCTGACAGGGAATAATCTCTTGCTGATGGATGCACAGGACTCCGTGATCATCGCCAATCTGATGATGGGCGGAGATGGCCAAGTAACCAGTACGGAATTAACGGAATTAGAGCTGAGTGCGGTCGGTGAAGCCATGAACCAGATGATGGGTTCTTCCGCAACGGCCATGGCAACCATGCTAGGGAAGATGATCGATATTTTCCCTCCGGAAGTGCAGCTGGTTGATGATAAGGACCACTTCAGCGTCGATATCGGTATGGATAATCTGAATGCGGATGTCTGTCTGATCGCATTCCAACTGGAAGTGGAAGGCATTCTGAAGAGTGAAATCATGCAGGTATTCACGATGGACGCGGTCAAAGAAATCTCCGAAATCATGTTGGCGGATCAAGGGGAAGTGCTTGCACCAGTCGAACGGACGCACGAAGCGCGTAGCGGACAGCCTGCTTTGCAGGCTGAGCCAGAGGTGGTTCCGATTCAAAAACCTGCTTTTCAGGAATTGAATAAATCCGATAGACAGCATCTTCCGCAAAACTTGGAACTGATACTGGATGTTCCGTTGGAATTCAGTGTGATGCTGGGAGAAAGCAAGAAAACAATCAAAGACATCCTTTCGTTAGGCACAGGCTCTGTTGTGGAATTGAACAAACTGACGGAAGAACCTTTGAGCATCTATGTGAACGGCAAACGGATCGCGGAAGGCGAAGTTGTAGTGATCAACGAGAATTTCGGTATCCGCATCACAAACATCCTGAGCAAAGAAAAACGCATCGCAACGCTATAG
- a CDS encoding chemotaxis protein CheW, protein MQIIVFTLKEKYYAIPTEDVEEIVKEMPSTHVPKAPYWVEGLINIRGNAITLINLYKLLSNTSETEELCYNSIIILKNNDKKVAFAVDSVESVSEIDPQAVQMTDYANAKEVAGIIRLNNKMISLISMEALFSINEG, encoded by the coding sequence ATGCAAATAATCGTCTTTACCTTAAAAGAAAAGTATTATGCCATACCTACTGAAGATGTCGAAGAGATAGTCAAGGAAATGCCTTCTACCCATGTACCGAAAGCCCCGTACTGGGTGGAAGGATTGATCAATATCCGAGGAAATGCCATCACCCTGATTAATTTGTATAAATTACTAAGCAACACTAGTGAAACAGAAGAACTGTGTTACAATAGTATCATCATTTTGAAGAACAACGATAAAAAAGTTGCTTTTGCGGTGGACTCTGTTGAATCTGTTTCGGAAATTGATCCGCAAGCTGTACAAATGACTGACTATGCGAATGCAAAGGAAGTTGCAGGCATCATCAGACTAAACAACAAAATGATCAGTCTAATAAGTATGGAAGCATTATTTTCTATAAATGAGGGGTAA
- the flgM gene encoding flagellar biosynthesis anti-sigma factor FlgM translates to MKIGNGYNSYLKAIQKDTTHKETIKAEPLKPRVNEAAVKVEISEEAKRLAETTIASAPSAKAQEIKAAIQNGTYKVSADKIAAGMMKAIEEQGAGSE, encoded by the coding sequence ATGAAAATCGGCAACGGCTATAACAGTTACCTTAAAGCGATCCAAAAGGACACAACCCATAAAGAAACAATCAAGGCTGAACCGCTTAAACCAAGAGTGAATGAGGCGGCGGTAAAAGTCGAGATTTCCGAAGAAGCGAAACGCTTGGCTGAAACAACGATAGCTAGCGCCCCTAGCGCCAAAGCCCAAGAAATAAAAGCAGCCATCCAAAATGGTACGTATAAAGTAAGTGCCGATAAAATTGCAGCGGGCATGATGAAAGCGATCGAAGAGCAAGGAGCGGGCTCGGAATGA
- a CDS encoding response regulator, producing MAKSVMIVDDAAFMRMKLKDILEKNGYSVVAEAQNGVEAIEKYKEVRPEIVTMDITMPEMDGIEALKGIKGIDADAKVVMCSAMGQQGMVMDAIRAGAADFIVKPFDTDRVIKALDKVV from the coding sequence ATGGCGAAAAGTGTAATGATTGTTGATGATGCAGCATTTATGAGGATGAAACTGAAGGATATATTGGAAAAGAATGGGTATAGTGTCGTAGCAGAAGCGCAGAATGGCGTCGAAGCGATCGAAAAATACAAAGAAGTGCGTCCGGAAATTGTGACGATGGACATTACGATGCCGGAAATGGACGGAATCGAGGCCTTGAAAGGAATCAAAGGGATCGATGCAGATGCGAAAGTGGTCATGTGCAGCGCCATGGGACAACAAGGCATGGTAATGGATGCCATCCGGGCAGGGGCGGCGGACTTCATCGTGAAACCTTTTGACACAGATCGCGTCATCAAAGCCTTGGATAAAGTCGTTTGA
- the fliS gene encoding flagellar export chaperone FliS: MYNRNKQNVYLQNQVMTATPKKLIILLYDGCIKFMNLAERAILDKKMEDAHINLIKAQNIVMELKATLNFEDGAAIAEELDTIYGHLNAALIKANVDKDAEQVKKCCSIMQDLRTSWVEV, translated from the coding sequence ATGTATAACCGAAATAAGCAGAATGTTTATCTACAGAACCAAGTTATGACGGCAACGCCAAAGAAATTGATTATCCTGCTTTATGATGGCTGCATCAAATTCATGAATTTAGCGGAACGGGCGATCCTGGACAAGAAAATGGAGGATGCGCACATTAATCTGATCAAAGCCCAGAACATCGTCATGGAACTAAAGGCGACATTGAATTTTGAGGACGGGGCAGCAATCGCTGAAGAACTTGATACAATTTATGGCCATCTCAATGCGGCACTGATAAAAGCGAACGTCGACAAAGATGCGGAGCAAGTGAAAAAATGTTGCAGCATCATGCAGGATTTGAGAACATCGTGGGTTGAGGTTTAA
- the flgK gene encoding flagellar hook-associated protein FlgK, with translation MAGLFGVLKAGTNGMSAAQAAMQTTSNNISNANTEGYSRQRVNLVTNNPYTLSGVGQLGTGVRMESVTRVVDDYLVKQTFTENGSLEKFTQKADVLGQLESVFNEPSETGLNNKLTEFYESWKYLGNNPELTTSKTMVSQQAQTLTDTVSHMGAQLDTLQEGTVQAISKKVLDFNTKVEQLEAINTQIFSVVTKGEMPNTLLDQRDQLVGEISGITSVEVKTDAYQRTFISIEGEEILGANKRQELSVAIGAASGDGTRISTNGSTSKTVESSEAFPAGTLLLQKTAEDGSVQFTELSSKSGHISGSQEALVEIDRGIQELNQLVSTVAKAVNLVHSDNGTGIPFFDLGDDPDNIISNFKVNAAITEDPSKIVSGKSLTGQIAGDGTRARAISDIHSAALSYASEEPLAFDADTMKIIAQPNGTTTADAYNDIITRVGISKQQADFMMENQNEVVSFLEQRKSSISGVSINEEVVNIMKFQSAFQANAKVLAVTSEMLDTLINRTGV, from the coding sequence ATGGCAGGATTATTTGGAGTACTAAAAGCAGGAACGAACGGCATGAGCGCAGCGCAGGCGGCGATGCAGACAACAAGCAACAACATTTCAAACGCCAATACGGAAGGCTACTCCCGCCAACGGGTGAATTTGGTAACGAACAATCCTTACACGCTTTCTGGAGTGGGCCAACTCGGAACAGGCGTACGCATGGAATCCGTCACACGTGTCGTCGACGATTATTTGGTGAAGCAAACGTTCACGGAAAATGGTTCTTTGGAAAAATTCACGCAAAAAGCGGATGTATTGGGCCAACTGGAGTCCGTTTTCAACGAACCTTCCGAAACGGGTTTGAACAATAAACTGACCGAGTTTTATGAATCCTGGAAATATCTGGGGAATAATCCGGAACTGACGACATCCAAAACGATGGTCAGTCAGCAGGCGCAGACATTGACGGATACGGTCTCGCATATGGGCGCGCAATTGGACACCCTTCAGGAAGGCACCGTTCAGGCAATTTCAAAGAAAGTCTTGGACTTCAACACGAAAGTCGAGCAACTGGAGGCAATCAACACGCAAATTTTTTCCGTGGTCACAAAAGGCGAAATGCCGAATACCTTATTGGATCAGCGGGATCAATTGGTGGGGGAAATCTCAGGCATCACTTCGGTGGAAGTGAAGACGGATGCTTACCAACGGACATTCATCAGTATTGAGGGTGAAGAAATTCTCGGAGCAAATAAGCGCCAAGAATTAAGTGTAGCAATCGGAGCTGCTTCCGGAGACGGAACACGCATCTCGACCAACGGCAGCACCTCGAAAACGGTCGAATCATCCGAAGCTTTCCCAGCCGGAACGCTGTTGCTTCAGAAAACTGCTGAAGACGGTTCGGTGCAGTTTACGGAGCTCTCCAGCAAGAGCGGCCATATCAGCGGTTCCCAAGAAGCCCTGGTCGAAATCGATCGAGGCATCCAGGAATTGAACCAGCTGGTCTCGACTGTGGCAAAAGCGGTCAATTTGGTTCATAGCGACAATGGAACCGGGATTCCCTTTTTTGATTTGGGGGATGATCCGGATAATATCATTTCCAACTTCAAAGTGAATGCCGCCATCACGGAGGATCCAAGCAAGATTGTTTCAGGCAAATCGTTAACGGGCCAGATAGCCGGTGACGGCACCCGGGCGCGCGCCATTTCCGATATCCACTCAGCCGCGCTCAGCTACGCTTCGGAAGAACCGCTCGCTTTTGATGCGGACACGATGAAGATTATAGCGCAGCCAAATGGCACGACAACCGCGGATGCGTACAATGACATCATCACCCGAGTGGGGATTTCAAAGCAACAGGCCGACTTCATGATGGAGAACCAAAATGAAGTGGTTTCCTTCCTTGAGCAAAGGAAGAGTTCCATTTCAGGCGTTTCCATAAACGAAGAGGTTGTGAACATCATGAAATTCCAAAGTGCATTTCAGGCAAACGCTAAGGTGTTGGCCGTCACCTCCGAGATGCTGGACACTCTAATCAACCGGACGGGGGTATAA
- the flgL gene encoding flagellar hook-associated protein FlgL → MRITDRITATNMIQSINRSQGKLEKYNNQLSSMKEISKPSDDPLRASQIMNLNNSLIQNEEFSVTIADTVDWTNMQDSALENATNSLRRITTLIQSASTGTMSDSDRQAVKAEMETEISTMVDSLNTNFGGKYVFSGMNTTTKPFEISRDAAGAMTGIQYQGTVDETDANGNVIPVKADLSRPIATGVDVSLKTDGRQLMNEQGTPAEKDDLGTFIADALKALDANDTEALSGKLLARSNAETENVVNMRTEIGAISNRLKSAQERNTSENINLKSIRSNKQDVDLAEKYMEFTMEQQAFQASLAMGTKILQTNILDYL, encoded by the coding sequence ATGCGCATCACGGATAGAATCACCGCAACGAACATGATCCAAAGCATTAATCGAAGCCAAGGCAAGTTGGAAAAATACAACAACCAATTGTCTTCGATGAAGGAAATCAGCAAACCATCCGATGATCCACTAAGGGCATCGCAAATCATGAATTTGAACAACAGCTTGATCCAGAATGAAGAATTTTCCGTAACGATTGCAGACACCGTCGATTGGACCAACATGCAGGATTCCGCGTTGGAAAATGCTACCAATTCGCTCAGACGGATCACGACGCTGATCCAGTCGGCTTCCACCGGAACGATGTCGGATTCGGACCGTCAAGCCGTAAAAGCGGAAATGGAAACCGAAATCAGCACAATGGTCGACTCATTGAACACAAATTTTGGCGGCAAATATGTCTTCTCCGGCATGAACACGACGACCAAGCCATTTGAAATCAGTCGGGATGCTGCAGGCGCAATGACCGGTATTCAGTACCAAGGGACAGTTGACGAAACCGATGCAAACGGCAATGTCATCCCAGTAAAAGCTGATTTATCACGCCCAATCGCGACAGGCGTGGATGTCTCGCTGAAGACGGATGGCAGACAATTGATGAACGAGCAGGGCACGCCAGCAGAAAAAGATGATTTGGGTACCTTCATTGCGGATGCGCTGAAAGCTTTGGATGCGAACGATACCGAAGCCCTCTCCGGGAAACTGTTGGCACGTTCAAACGCGGAGACCGAGAATGTCGTCAATATGCGGACCGAAATTGGAGCAATCTCCAACCGCCTGAAATCCGCCCAAGAACGGAACACTTCCGAAAACATCAACCTCAAGTCGATCCGTTCCAACAAACAGGACGTGGACTTGGCCGAGAAATACATGGAATTCACGATGGAACAGCAGGCTTTCCAAGCATCCTTGGCTATGGGCACCAAGATTCTTCAGACCAATATTTTAGACTATCTATAA
- the flgB gene encoding flagellar basal body rod protein FlgB — translation MNDINYSLLRNALNASSMRQEIISSNISNVNTDNYKVGQVQFESLLSQANNSLKMKQTNALHIGFDDLSQIDPVVTKRTDTAVKENGNNVDIDMEMANQAQNSLYYNALVTQLNAKYGLLNTAISS, via the coding sequence ATGAATGACATAAATTATAGCTTGCTGAGAAATGCATTAAATGCATCCTCTATGCGGCAAGAGATTATTTCGAGTAACATTTCGAATGTTAATACAGACAACTATAAAGTGGGGCAAGTTCAATTTGAATCGCTTTTAAGTCAAGCAAACAATAGTTTGAAAATGAAACAAACGAACGCCTTGCATATCGGCTTCGACGATTTGTCCCAAATTGATCCGGTGGTGACAAAAAGGACGGATACTGCTGTCAAAGAGAACGGAAACAATGTGGACATTGACATGGAGATGGCGAATCAAGCTCAAAACAGTTTGTACTACAACGCATTAGTAACGCAATTGAATGCCAAGTATGGCCTTCTCAATACTGCTATATCCAGTTGA
- a CDS encoding flagellin has translation MRIGTNVAAINTYSNLSAANSSKAGSLAKLSSGLRINKAGDDAAGLAISEKMKNQVSGLTQASRNAQDGISLIQTAEGGLSETHSILNRMRDLTVQAANDTNSTEDRAAIQTEIKSLNEEIDRISKDTKFNGKALLDGDGGSVNIQIGANADDQALELDLSHGFGTRSTSTLETDAKDADDLVGTTKDDLDAAIAGGDPTTISDAQDDYDAAVEDAAAKSKAVVEAGADESGLNIARINVSTAEDAKAATTALDSAIQKVSDARAGLGANQNRLDHTINNLSTTKENLADANSRIVDVDMAEEMTSFTKSNILAQAATSMLAQANQMPQSVLSLLQ, from the coding sequence ATGAGAATCGGAACAAACGTAGCAGCAATAAATACTTATTCAAACTTATCAGCAGCCAACTCTTCAAAAGCAGGCTCATTAGCAAAACTATCTTCAGGCTTACGCATCAATAAAGCTGGGGACGACGCAGCCGGGCTTGCAATCTCTGAAAAAATGAAAAACCAGGTGAGCGGATTGACGCAAGCAAGCCGCAACGCCCAGGATGGCATCTCTTTGATCCAAACGGCCGAAGGCGGTTTGAGCGAAACACACAGTATTCTGAATCGTATGCGCGACCTTACCGTCCAAGCAGCGAATGATACCAATTCAACAGAGGATAGAGCAGCAATCCAAACTGAAATTAAATCATTGAACGAAGAAATTGACCGTATTTCCAAAGACACCAAATTCAATGGTAAAGCACTTCTTGACGGAGATGGTGGTTCGGTTAATATCCAAATTGGCGCCAATGCAGATGATCAAGCGCTTGAGCTGGACTTGTCTCATGGGTTCGGGACTAGATCTACCAGTACTCTGGAAACTGATGCAAAAGATGCAGATGATTTGGTCGGTACCACTAAAGACGACTTAGATGCTGCTATAGCTGGTGGTGATCCTACTACGATTTCTGATGCACAAGATGATTATGATGCTGCTGTTGAAGATGCTGCTGCTAAATCTAAAGCTGTTGTTGAAGCTGGCGCTGACGAATCGGGATTAAACATAGCGAGAATAAATGTGTCAACTGCTGAAGATGCTAAGGCAGCAACAACAGCCCTTGATTCAGCCATTCAAAAAGTATCTGATGCTCGTGCAGGGTTAGGCGCAAATCAAAACCGCTTGGATCACACAATCAATAACTTATCGACAACAAAGGAAAATTTAGCTGATGCAAACTCACGTATCGTTGACGTGGATATGGCTGAAGAAATGACTTCATTCACGAAGTCAAACATCTTGGCGCAAGCTGCAACTTCTATGTTGGCGCAAGCGAACCAAATGCCACAATCTGTTCTTTCTTTGTTACAATAA
- a CDS encoding chemotaxis protein CheA, which yields MDDNSKYRELFFEETDEHLQNLNEQVMELENDPERVSILDEIFRSAHTLKGMAATMGYTTMAELTHKMENVFELLKTGALAADEGIVTVIFDCLDMLSAIVEDLRAETEEEQDTTTLKNKLDNLLASTKAEPEDETVSQAALNEVPNTESDFTLEKLDSSDISVIRDAHEKNYHAFFIKVSLDETSMMKNARVYVVINKLEKGGDILYSEPDVVTMENEDFGNEFSLVYLTKTEKKAVEEQILETSEIEGVVIHEITAEDLNAETAVVEAVLQPEEDEHNTETEIKPTITARPKQATNHNNAMNQSIRVDIEKLDSFMNLVSELVIYRTRLEEINEDLQRPELREPLEQVSRIATDLQDLVLKIRMQPLSVVTNRFGRMIRDLSNELGKEIDLVIEGDDTELDKTVVSELGEPLIHLLRNAVDHGVETPEARTAKGKNPKGTIRITAYQEGNRVFLTVSDDGKGVNPTVIKESAGRKGIETDHLSDKEIQQLIFHPGFSTAKNVTNISGRGVGMDVVKQKINELGGTIEIISEVDKGTAFRMSLPLTLSIIQALLVTVGTEQFALPLGVVRKVIRPEPEEIVRTHTGEVYYFEDETIPVVRLQDSLDIHTGVEEKPYLIIVKIDERLYALAVDNLIRQQEIVIKELGKELKPINKYLGATIMGNGNIILILDITAICNERNVGVYV from the coding sequence ATGGACGATAACAGTAAATACAGGGAACTCTTCTTTGAAGAAACCGATGAACATCTGCAAAATTTGAATGAGCAAGTGATGGAGCTGGAAAACGATCCGGAAAGAGTCAGCATTTTGGATGAGATTTTCCGTTCCGCGCATACGCTGAAAGGCATGGCCGCAACGATGGGCTATACAACCATGGCGGAATTGACGCACAAAATGGAAAACGTGTTTGAATTGCTCAAAACGGGCGCGCTGGCTGCCGATGAAGGGATCGTTACGGTGATCTTCGATTGTCTGGATATGCTCTCCGCTATTGTGGAGGACCTGAGAGCGGAGACCGAGGAGGAGCAGGATACGACAACGCTCAAAAACAAATTGGACAATCTTTTGGCAAGCACAAAAGCAGAACCGGAGGATGAGACAGTCAGCCAAGCCGCTTTAAACGAGGTGCCGAACACTGAATCAGATTTTACGTTGGAAAAACTTGATTCCTCGGATATTTCGGTCATCCGCGATGCCCACGAGAAAAACTACCATGCCTTCTTCATCAAGGTCAGTCTCGATGAAACCAGCATGATGAAGAATGCCAGAGTCTATGTGGTCATCAATAAACTGGAGAAGGGCGGAGACATCCTTTATTCCGAACCCGATGTTGTGACGATGGAGAATGAAGACTTCGGGAATGAGTTCAGCTTAGTCTACCTGACTAAGACAGAAAAAAAGGCTGTCGAAGAACAGATTCTGGAAACCAGTGAAATCGAAGGCGTAGTCATTCACGAAATAACGGCAGAGGACCTCAACGCAGAGACTGCTGTCGTCGAAGCAGTGCTTCAGCCTGAAGAAGACGAGCACAATACGGAGACCGAAATAAAGCCAACAATTACAGCTAGGCCGAAACAAGCCACGAATCATAATAACGCGATGAATCAGTCGATACGGGTTGATATCGAAAAACTGGATTCCTTTATGAATCTCGTGTCGGAATTGGTCATCTATCGCACGCGTTTGGAAGAAATCAATGAGGATCTGCAAAGGCCTGAACTGCGGGAGCCGTTGGAACAAGTGAGCCGGATCGCGACGGATCTTCAGGACTTGGTTCTCAAGATCCGCATGCAGCCCCTCAGCGTCGTCACGAATCGGTTCGGCAGAATGATCCGTGACCTGAGCAACGAACTCGGAAAAGAAATCGACTTGGTCATCGAAGGTGATGATACGGAACTGGACAAGACCGTCGTATCAGAACTGGGCGAGCCGCTCATCCATCTTCTCAGGAATGCTGTGGACCACGGAGTAGAAACGCCTGAAGCCAGAACGGCAAAAGGAAAGAACCCTAAAGGAACGATCCGGATAACGGCGTACCAAGAAGGCAACCGCGTGTTCCTGACGGTATCCGATGATGGCAAAGGTGTAAATCCGACAGTCATCAAAGAAAGTGCTGGCCGAAAAGGGATCGAAACCGACCATTTATCCGATAAGGAAATCCAACAATTGATTTTCCATCCAGGCTTCTCCACCGCCAAAAACGTGACCAACATTTCCGGACGGGGAGTTGGCATGGACGTTGTGAAGCAAAAAATCAATGAACTCGGCGGTACGATTGAGATCATCAGTGAAGTCGATAAAGGAACCGCATTCCGGATGAGCTTGCCGCTGACATTGTCGATCATCCAAGCCTTGCTTGTTACAGTTGGAACGGAGCAGTTTGCGCTGCCGCTGGGTGTTGTCAGAAAAGTGATTCGCCCTGAACCGGAAGAGATTGTCCGGACGCACACCGGTGAGGTATACTATTTTGAAGATGAGACGATTCCGGTCGTTCGCCTGCAGGATAGTTTGGACATCCATACCGGAGTGGAAGAAAAACCGTATCTGATCATCGTAAAAATTGATGAGCGCCTGTACGCATTGGCAGTGGATAATCTGATCCGTCAACAGGAAATTGTCATCAAAGAATTGGGCAAAGAACTGAAGCCTATCAACAAGTACTTGGGTGCCACCATTATGGGGAACGGGAATATCATTTTGATTTTGGATATCACCGCAATATGCAACGAAAGAAATGTGGGCGTCTATGTATAA
- a CDS encoding chemotaxis protein CheC — translation MYKDYSEMQLDIITEFFSIGGGNAATSLSKLINHPVVMTVPLVETMDYSELFEGIMSDESSVNAAITMIHGELEGAFLFVIREDEADKLVSLMLGETQGDHEMAASAFIELVNIIVNTFLNAISQVFDVTVTTGIPFMIEDMFGAIISSIYMEQGVYEENLFIIKNAFSYLGERLDASLYFIPKQGVLDGLLNGITTEKEN, via the coding sequence ATGTATAAAGATTATTCAGAAATGCAATTGGACATCATAACCGAGTTTTTCTCGATAGGCGGAGGCAATGCCGCCACAAGCCTGTCCAAGTTGATCAATCACCCTGTCGTAATGACGGTACCATTGGTGGAAACAATGGACTATTCCGAATTGTTTGAAGGGATCATGTCCGATGAGAGCAGCGTGAATGCTGCCATTACGATGATTCATGGAGAACTGGAAGGCGCATTTTTGTTTGTGATCAGGGAGGATGAAGCCGACAAACTGGTGTCTTTGATGCTTGGTGAGACACAGGGCGATCATGAAATGGCCGCGTCCGCTTTTATCGAACTGGTCAATATTATCGTCAACACCTTTTTGAATGCAATCTCGCAAGTGTTTGATGTGACCGTGACGACAGGCATCCCATTCATGATAGAAGACATGTTTGGCGCGATCATCAGCAGTATCTACATGGAGCAAGGTGTTTATGAAGAAAATCTGTTCATCATAAAGAATGCATTTTCTTATTTGGGAGAACGCCTGGATGCATCCTTGTACTTTATCCCGAAGCAAGGCGTTTTAGATGGATTATTAAATGGAATCACAACTGAAAAGGAGAATTGA
- the fliM gene encoding flagellar motor switch protein FliM, which translates to MNKVLSQQEIDLLMESVKSGEIDTELVEEAEHVKVKTYDFRRPARLSKEYMTTLTMLLEEYAKIASNLITTQVRSNVTLRVASIEQISFDEFLHSVPYFTLMGLFRSEPQEGMQIVEINSQVCLQLLQLLCGSPDTRLSNTGNSKDSFTDIEIAILEEVVANFGHALQLAFRDIVELNVTMEAMETNAQLLQTMSPNEPVIMTTFIIELLEDQTFINLCIPYVFFESMLEKLSFRNWFHSGRTTDPSDKDNLTKNLQSVPVSVEVLLGKTIVSMDSFLQLELGDIITLDNPTHEPLVMSIENLPSYLVKPGVLGNKMAVEVLHYIGGDME; encoded by the coding sequence GTGAATAAAGTTCTATCTCAACAGGAAATAGATTTGTTGATGGAAAGTGTGAAAAGTGGAGAAATTGACACTGAACTAGTAGAGGAAGCCGAACACGTTAAGGTCAAGACCTATGATTTCAGAAGGCCGGCACGGCTTTCTAAAGAGTATATGACGACTTTAACGATGTTGCTCGAGGAATATGCAAAGATTGCAAGTAATTTAATCACAACGCAGGTGCGTTCAAATGTTACGCTGCGGGTTGCTTCGATCGAACAAATCAGTTTTGATGAGTTTTTGCATTCTGTTCCTTACTTTACGTTGATGGGTCTGTTCCGCTCAGAACCACAAGAAGGTATGCAGATTGTCGAAATCAATTCTCAAGTTTGTCTGCAGTTATTGCAGCTGTTATGCGGCAGTCCGGATACAAGGCTGTCAAATACAGGAAACAGCAAAGACAGCTTTACGGATATCGAGATTGCCATTTTGGAAGAAGTGGTCGCTAATTTTGGGCATGCCCTGCAGTTGGCTTTCAGGGATATCGTGGAGCTGAATGTTACGATGGAAGCGATGGAAACGAATGCACAGCTGTTGCAGACGATGTCCCCCAATGAACCCGTCATCATGACTACGTTCATCATCGAATTGTTGGAGGATCAGACATTCATCAATTTGTGCATTCCGTATGTCTTTTTTGAGAGTATGTTGGAAAAGTTGAGTTTTCGTAATTGGTTCCATTCGGGTCGTACGACGGATCCTTCAGACAAAGATAACTTGACCAAAAATCTCCAATCTGTCCCAGTGTCCGTCGAGGTTTTACTTGGGAAGACAATCGTATCGATGGATAGTTTTTTGCAATTGGAGTTGGGTGATATCATCACCTTGGATAACCCTACACACGAGCCATTGGTCATGTCCATCGAGAATCTGCCAAGTTATTTGGTGAAGCCTGGTGTACTGGGAAATAAAATGGCGGTTGAGGTATTACACTATATCGGAGGAGACATGGAGTAA